The sequence below is a genomic window from Salicibibacter cibarius.
TATTTTGGTCGCTTGTTGTTGCTCTAACAGTTTTACACTTCCTCCAGCAGTATCGACTAATCGAATAAGCGGTTTATCCATTTCGTTCGCCATTCTTTCAGCATAAACCCATTTGTCTGACACAGTTGACTCAGACGAGCCACCACGAATTGTAAAGTCATCCCCCGATACAACAATTTTTTTTTTGTCAATCCGCGCTGTTCCCATAACAGAATTAGAAGGTGAAAAAGATTCTAAATTACCTTCCTTGTTATATTTTCCTTTGCCTGCAATTTTTCCCAATTCATTAAAGCTATTATATTCTACTAATGCCTTTATACGTTCTCGAACTGTTAGTTTTCCTCTGTTATGTTGAAAATCAATGGAATCGTCTCCTCCCATATTTTCCGCCATTTCTCGCCTGTACCTTAACTCATTTAGTTCTTCTCCCCATTCTTCTTCTGAAGAATTATATCCATTCATTGAAAAGCTCCTCTCTTTAAATTTTTTAAAGATATAGTTTTTTTATGAATTATCCTAGGAAAATTTCCTTATAACTATTGTATACATGATTGCAAGTAATGTAAAATAACGACAAGTCATATATACTTGACCTAAATTCATATCGACACTATAATACATCATCAGTATTGAATTTATTTTAATTTAAATTCGATTTTTAAACAAAAAGTTTCCCCTGTTTCATTTACTCCCGAACGTATGATTATTCGAGTGCGTTTTTTATAGGAACTAATACATTAACCTTCGAAGTCGTAATTAAACGATATATACTGGAGTGATAAAATGAATATTGAACAATTAGAATACATTGTTGAAGTAGCAAAAACACGTTCAATTTCAGTAGCTTCTGTAAATCTTCATGTTTCTCAATCAGGAATTAGCAAGTCTATAACGAACTTAGAACATGAACTAGGCGTAAAAATTTTTACACGATCTCGGATGGGAGCAATACCCACTGAAACTGGACTGAAACTGATAAATAACGCTTATGAAGTACTTATTGGAATACAAAAAATAGAAGAGGAGGCAAAAATTTTAAATGGTGAATTATCACCAGGAAAATTGAAATTAGCGACTATTCCAAGTATGCTAATGACCTATTTACCAAAAACTCTTGCTAATTTTAAAAAAGACTATCCTTATATACAAGTTGAAATTACTGAACAAGGATCCCTAGATATTATTAACGATATAGAACAAAATAATGTTGATATTGGATTAATTGTTTTAATTGAGGAGTGCAAGGATCATCTAAATGGCACATTAGTAGAAACTGAAATAAACGTTTGTGTAAGTAAAAATTCATTATTAGCTTATAACGAAATCATAACCCCTAAAGATTTGGTAAACCAGCCTATAGTTTTATACAACTCACACCTTTGGGAAAGATTTTTTCAAAAACATCTTAGCGGACAAAAAGGGATAAATATTTTATTTTCATCAAATAGCACGGAAGTAATTAAAAAAACGGTCGCAGAAGGGCTATCAATAGGTTTTTCAACAGATTTAGCATTAAAAGGAGATCAATACGTGCAAAAGGGAGATATCGTTCCAATTCCTTTTGTCAATAACGAAGTAGCGATTCGCTCATATGGTTGGATTCATCCTAAAAATAAGCATTTTACACTTGAAGCAAAAAAATTTTTACATTATCTTAAAACACAAATTGTAAAAGGAGATATTTAAGTAATTTTTCTTTTATCACAATATTGATCAAAATGGGTGGGTAACGCTTTTTGTTTATTTGCTCCACTCACAAATAATCTTCCTTTTAGTATCAGTTCTGTCGTATTGAGGGCGATATGAATGACAATGGTGCCTTGATCATTCGGCTCCGCCCCATTATTTGGCTTATTATTTTTTTAAATTCCCTTAATCGGTCTCACCCAACCAGCGAGTTGCGAATGGAAGAGGGTTATAAAATATGATAAGTTGGCACATGATGGTAAATCCTTTGGCGATAGGTGCGATAGGTAGTCAAAATGTTGACATCACTGGTAAAAAACGATGACGGTAATCAAGTACTAATGCTTATTGCAATAAATGTTGTTACATTATATCATATTTCATGCAAAACTAACTGCAAAAGAGATGAAGAACCATAGGAAAGAGCGCCCCCCTCTACATCATCGGAGACGCCTTAATCAGTACTAATTTACTGTGGCTCAATATCGTTAGCTTCGATCTTGATATTGCACACCTTTGAAGAGTGAAATTAGAATGGTATATTGGCTATGATCTAAAATGGCCCATAGTTGATGATTTAAGCAATGATAAGAAACATAACGGGGGGAACCATATCATATTAACGATAGTGGAAAAATAAATTTTATCCATTTTTCCCATCCTATCGGACATGTGCTCTCATTTTATTTTTCCTAAATAACATCATTTCTACGTAGATTTTCTACATATGACTCTTTAAATTCTAATAGACCACAGTAAATTTCTTCGTTATGCTTGCCTACACTTTCTGCTCCGGTAAATTCAACTCTTCCCGGGGTCCGGCTTAATTTCGGAACCACACCGGGCATTGGAAATTCCCCCAAATCTGGGTGCTCTTTATAAATAATCATTTCTCTTTCTTTAAATTGCGGGTCTGCAACCATATCTTTCGCATTATAAATAGGACCCGATGGAACGCCATGCTTTTCCAAAATTTTGAGGCACTTTTCCGCACTCAAAGTTTGCGTCCAAGTTTCAATTAGGTTATCCAATGCTTCCATGTTTTCCGCCCTTGCTAAGTGGGTAGAAAATATTTCATTTTCAGCAAGTTCCGGCTGTCCCATGGCTTGGCATAACCTCTTAAAAACCCCGTCTGCATTGGCGCCGATAACAATATAAATCTCATCTTTTGTTAGGTAAATACTGGATGGTGCAACGCCCGGAAGAATATTGCCCATTCGCTCCCGAATATAATCAACCAGTAAATAATCAGGTATAATACTCTCCATCACTGAAAAGACCGATTCATAGATTGCTGTATCTACGATTTGGCCTTTTCCAGATGTGTTTCGTTCATGTAGAGCGGTAAGTGTACCAATCGTTGCAAATAAAGCAGCTAGAGAATCGCCAATTGAGATACCTATTCTTGAAGGCGGACGGTCCGGAAACCCTGTAACATATCTCAAGCCCCCCATTGCTTCACCAACACTACCAAATCCAGCTCGACTTTTATATGGACCTGTTTGCCCAAAACCAGATGTTCTTGTCATGATAATCTGAGGGTTAATTGCAGAAAGTTCCTCATAAGATAAACCCCATTTTTCCATCGTTCCGGGACGAAAATTTTCAATGATGACATCTGCTTTTTTCACCAATTCTTTGAATATATCTTGCCCTTCTTCAACTCTTAGATTCAAGGTGACTGATTTTTTATTTCTTGACTGGATAGGCCACCATAAACCATGACCATCTTTTTGCTGGCCCCATTGACGCATAGGATCATGTTTATCAGGAGCTTCGACCTTAATAATTTCCGCTCCAAAATCCCCGAGCAAACGACCTGAAAAAGGACCCGCAAGCAAAGTTCCGAGTTCCAGAACTTTAATTCCTTCTAAAGGCATTTTTTTGTTTATTTTAGCCATGACATGCCCTCCACATCCATATGATATATTTTCTATAGGTAATGATTTAGACAAGATTCATATAAAACAGAAGTTACCACTACTACCTCTTCTCCTAATTATTTTCCATATAATGCAGTACTTTTTCTGTTGTAACTACGTCGCCGTATTTTTTATTAATATCAAATAGACTGGCTTCATGCGGTTCTTGCATTCGGTCTCCAACACACTCCTTTGGTATAACTACCTTATAACCATATTGTAATGCGTCCACTGCTGTCGCACGCACACAACCTGATGTGGTAACACCAGTTACAATGACAGTATCAACACCTTGTGTTGTAAGCATAGAGAAGAGGGACGTGCCAAAAAAGGCACTAGCATATTTTTTCATTAACAGCGGTTCCTGCGGATTACGATCTAAATGAGGGTCCACCTGAATCCATTCAGATTCAGATGTCAACACCCGCAAGGACGGAACTTTTTTAATAAATTGCCCACCCTCAGCCTCATTCTCATACACCACTGTCGTAAAAAAAATAGGGTAACTCTTTTTTCTTGCTGATTGCAAAAGTTTTTTCAATTGCATGAGCAAACTTGTGTAGTTAGAACCTAATTCACAATAAGGATCCGTAAATCCTTTGATAACATCAACGACTACAATAGCTGGATGTTGTCCAAATCCACCCTGCTGTGTTATCAACTTGCTCATTCTTTGGATACTCCCGATTTCATAGCGCTCTCAGCATTTGAAACATCCTCATCCGAAAGCCATGCGTCAAAGCTTCTTCGCGTATCTGCAATTTCAGTTCTTAATTTTTCAATCTCAGGAATGGGCCCATTATCAAACAGTTGTGTATTT
It includes:
- a CDS encoding CaiB/BaiF CoA transferase family protein; the protein is MAKINKKMPLEGIKVLELGTLLAGPFSGRLLGDFGAEIIKVEAPDKHDPMRQWGQQKDGHGLWWPIQSRNKKSVTLNLRVEEGQDIFKELVKKADVIIENFRPGTMEKWGLSYEELSAINPQIIMTRTSGFGQTGPYKSRAGFGSVGEAMGGLRYVTGFPDRPPSRIGISIGDSLAALFATIGTLTALHERNTSGKGQIVDTAIYESVFSVMESIIPDYLLVDYIRERMGNILPGVAPSSIYLTKDEIYIVIGANADGVFKRLCQAMGQPELAENEIFSTHLARAENMEALDNLIETWTQTLSAEKCLKILEKHGVPSGPIYNAKDMVADPQFKEREMIIYKEHPDLGEFPMPGVVPKLSRTPGRVEFTGAESVGKHNEEIYCGLLEFKESYVENLRRNDVI
- a CDS encoding isochorismatase family protein, whose protein sequence is MSKLITQQGGFGQHPAIVVVDVIKGFTDPYCELGSNYTSLLMQLKKLLQSARKKSYPIFFTTVVYENEAEGGQFIKKVPSLRVLTSESEWIQVDPHLDRNPQEPLLMKKYASAFFGTSLFSMLTTQGVDTVIVTGVTTSGCVRATAVDALQYGYKVVIPKECVGDRMQEPHEASLFDINKKYGDVVTTEKVLHYMENN
- a CDS encoding LysR family transcriptional regulator, with the protein product MNIEQLEYIVEVAKTRSISVASVNLHVSQSGISKSITNLEHELGVKIFTRSRMGAIPTETGLKLINNAYEVLIGIQKIEEEAKILNGELSPGKLKLATIPSMLMTYLPKTLANFKKDYPYIQVEITEQGSLDIINDIEQNNVDIGLIVLIEECKDHLNGTLVETEINVCVSKNSLLAYNEIITPKDLVNQPIVLYNSHLWERFFQKHLSGQKGINILFSSNSTEVIKKTVAEGLSIGFSTDLALKGDQYVQKGDIVPIPFVNNEVAIRSYGWIHPKNKHFTLEAKKFLHYLKTQIVKGDI